One part of the Sorangiineae bacterium MSr11954 genome encodes these proteins:
- a CDS encoding NAD(P)-binding domain-containing protein, with protein sequence MNIGIFGTGMVGEAFATKLVELGHAVKMGSRSATNEKAAKWVEKTGKGASQGTFEDAARFGEILFNCTSGAVSLDALHAAGADALRGKILIDVANPLGKADHGLPTLTNPGDDSLGERIQRAFPETRVVKTLNTINCELMVNAARLPGDHTLFMSGNDPEAKAYVRALVSDWFGWRDVIDLGDITTARGTEGLLPLWLRLMRALGTMQFNVKVVR encoded by the coding sequence ATGAACATCGGAATATTCGGCACCGGCATGGTCGGAGAGGCGTTTGCCACCAAGCTCGTGGAGCTGGGGCACGCGGTGAAGATGGGATCGCGCTCCGCCACCAACGAGAAAGCGGCCAAGTGGGTCGAGAAGACCGGCAAGGGTGCGTCCCAGGGGACGTTCGAGGATGCCGCGCGCTTCGGGGAAATTCTCTTCAACTGTACGTCGGGGGCGGTTTCGCTGGATGCGCTGCACGCGGCGGGGGCGGATGCGCTGCGCGGCAAGATCCTCATCGATGTGGCGAACCCATTGGGCAAGGCCGACCATGGGTTGCCCACGCTCACCAACCCCGGCGACGACTCGCTCGGGGAGCGCATTCAGCGCGCGTTTCCCGAGACGCGCGTGGTCAAGACGCTCAACACGATCAACTGCGAGCTCATGGTGAACGCCGCGCGCTTGCCCGGCGATCATACCCTGTTCATGAGCGGCAACGATCCCGAGGCCAAGGCGTACGTGCGCGCGCTCGTGTCGGACTGGTTCGGCTGGAGAGACGTGATCGATCTCGGCGACATCACCACCGCGCGCGGGACCGAAGGGCTTCTCCCGCTCTGGCTTCGCTTGATGCGCGCGCTCGGAACCATGCAGTTCAATGTCAAGGTGGTGCGCTGA
- a CDS encoding glyoxalase/bleomycin resistance/extradiol dioxygenase family protein, translating into MNAPSITPHLTIDRARAAIAFYENAFGFKVTRLQETPDKTKIVHCSMEDDRGGVVMLSDSFPEMHQGEKRTPEALGGTPVTIHLDVPDVDAVWARAVKAGASVAMPLQDTFWGARYGVVTDPFGHRWSLATQKSNPTQEKLDEGAQKYFPKKP; encoded by the coding sequence ATGAATGCTCCCTCCATCACCCCCCATCTCACGATCGACCGTGCACGCGCGGCGATTGCCTTCTACGAAAACGCCTTTGGTTTCAAGGTCACGCGTTTGCAAGAGACGCCCGATAAAACCAAAATCGTTCACTGCTCCATGGAAGACGACCGCGGTGGCGTGGTCATGCTTTCCGACTCGTTTCCCGAGATGCACCAGGGCGAGAAGCGCACGCCCGAGGCACTGGGCGGAACGCCGGTCACCATCCATCTCGACGTCCCCGATGTCGACGCCGTTTGGGCGCGCGCGGTGAAGGCCGGCGCCTCGGTGGCGATGCCCCTGCAGGACACGTTCTGGGGCGCGCGTTATGGTGTGGTGACCGATCCGTTTGGGCATCGGTGGTCGCTGGCCACCCAAAAATCCAACCCCACGCAGGAAAAACTCGACGAAGGAGCGCAGAAGTACTTTCCTAAGAAACCCTAA
- a CDS encoding GNAT family N-acetyltransferase, with protein MSTVPIRRATGADLHLLPALEALADTVFDTLGFGALPAPGTVEAFAGARLVLVAGDPPVGLARLEEVDGFAHLEQLSVHPEHHGRGIGGELLEAAFHEAVAVLGYPAMTLCTFADVAWNGPFYVRHGFEPLETLTPGLRRLQEKERAEGLEAMGRRVVMIRRAAGGKAT; from the coding sequence ATGAGCACCGTTCCCATCCGGCGCGCCACCGGCGCAGACCTTCACCTTCTTCCAGCGCTGGAAGCTCTGGCCGACACGGTCTTCGACACGTTGGGGTTTGGGGCGCTGCCTGCGCCGGGCACGGTTGAAGCTTTTGCGGGGGCCCGGCTGGTGTTGGTCGCAGGGGATCCACCCGTGGGGCTGGCGCGCCTGGAGGAGGTGGACGGCTTCGCCCACTTGGAGCAGCTCTCGGTGCACCCCGAGCACCACGGTCGAGGCATCGGCGGAGAGCTGCTCGAGGCGGCCTTTCACGAGGCGGTGGCGGTGTTGGGTTACCCGGCCATGACGCTCTGCACCTTTGCAGACGTCGCGTGGAATGGTCCTTTTTATGTCCGGCATGGGTTCGAGCCACTCGAAACGTTGACCCCCGGTCTGCGAAGACTTCAGGAAAAGGAGCGCGCCGAGGGGCTGGAGGCGATGGGGCGGCGGGTGGTGATGATCCGAAGGGCCGCGGGTGGAAAAGCGACTTAA
- a CDS encoding DUF1272 domain-containing protein yields the protein MANSVYRSPQEPFTMLDLRPNCECCDKDLPPSAPDAVICTFECTFCRDCATGPLAGVCPNCGGNFAPRPIRPASKLAKYPPSTKRVVKPQGCNPS from the coding sequence ATGGCAAACTCCGTCTACCGTTCACCCCAGGAGCCCTTCACCATGCTCGACCTTCGACCCAACTGTGAATGCTGCGACAAAGACCTCCCGCCGTCGGCCCCCGACGCCGTGATCTGCACCTTCGAGTGCACGTTCTGCCGGGACTGCGCCACCGGCCCCCTCGCCGGGGTCTGCCCGAACTGCGGTGGCAACTTCGCACCGCGCCCCATCCGCCCCGCCTCGAAGCTCGCCAAATATCCACCTTCCACGAAGCGGGTGGTAAAGCCCCAAGGCTGCAATCCCAGCTGA
- a CDS encoding RNA ligase RtcB family protein, translating to MIRIDERTRIVASPSSWIEGEAERQLRATAALDGVRWAVGMPDLHPGKGHPIGVAVLTDGVVYPHLVGGDIGCGMALFRIELASSKVHGERLAKRLRGLEGPWEGDSADWLRASGVESTSFSGSLGTIGGGNHFAELQAVHAMVDGARVESLGVRESTFVLLVHSGSRGLGESILRAHVERHGAKGLEAEGEDGRRYLHAHDDAVAWGRANRALIAHRFAASIGAELHPLFDVCHNAVLPHDGGWLHRKGAAPHDVGPVVIPGSRGALTYLVEPLGDGLLCGHSLAHGAGRKWTRSDARERIRERFRADDLRRTALGSIVVCDDKDLLFEEAPEAYKRIDRVVGDLTDDHVCRILATFRPLVTYKTRHTTR from the coding sequence ATGATTCGAATCGATGAACGCACACGCATCGTGGCCTCTCCCTCGAGCTGGATCGAGGGAGAAGCCGAGCGGCAGCTCCGGGCGACCGCCGCGCTCGACGGGGTGCGCTGGGCGGTCGGCATGCCCGATTTGCATCCAGGAAAGGGGCACCCCATCGGCGTGGCCGTTCTGACGGATGGAGTCGTTTATCCTCATTTGGTGGGCGGTGACATTGGGTGCGGGATGGCACTTTTTCGCATCGAGCTCGCCTCGTCCAAGGTCCATGGCGAGCGGCTCGCCAAGCGTCTGCGCGGGCTCGAGGGCCCATGGGAGGGCGACAGCGCCGATTGGCTGCGGGCAAGCGGGGTAGAGAGCACGTCCTTTTCGGGCTCGCTCGGCACCATCGGCGGAGGCAATCACTTCGCCGAGCTTCAAGCCGTTCACGCGATGGTCGACGGCGCGCGCGTGGAGAGCCTCGGCGTTCGGGAGAGCACGTTCGTCCTTCTCGTGCACAGCGGCTCGCGCGGGCTGGGCGAATCCATTTTGCGCGCGCACGTCGAACGCCACGGCGCCAAGGGCCTCGAGGCCGAAGGCGAAGACGGCCGCCGCTACCTTCACGCCCACGACGACGCCGTCGCCTGGGGCCGAGCCAACCGCGCCCTCATCGCACACCGATTCGCCGCATCGATCGGCGCCGAGCTCCATCCCTTGTTCGACGTCTGCCACAACGCGGTCCTCCCGCACGACGGCGGATGGCTTCACCGCAAGGGCGCGGCACCGCACGACGTCGGCCCCGTGGTCATCCCCGGCTCGCGCGGCGCCCTGACCTACCTGGTCGAGCCCCTCGGCGATGGCCTCCTCTGCGGCCACTCCCTCGCCCACGGCGCCGGCCGCAAGTGGACGCGCAGCGACGCCCGCGAACGCATCCGCGAGCGCTTCCGCGCCGACGACCTTCGCCGGACCGCGCTCGGCAGCATCGTCGTATGCGACGACAAAGACCTCCTCTTCGAAGAGGCCCCCGAAGCCTACAAACGAATCGACAGGGTCGTGGGCGATCTCACCGATGACCACGTCTGCCGCATCCTCGCCACCTTCCGCCCGCTGGTAACCTACAAAACGCGCCACACCACACGATGA
- a CDS encoding chromate transporter, translating into MKFLTLYLVFLKATSTPLAGLASLPIIREELVIDRQMLTDQQLNAAIVITRSTPGPAGVYVVSIGYFADGVLGAMAGWLAMATPALAILLLLRFIGPLAEHPRVKGMLQAVVLASAGLLLSSTLPLARDAIVGPLTLSIALIALVLLFASKKVDALWVLAAGAAVSLLGATEILDFPQLAGELESFGKSRSTP; encoded by the coding sequence ATGAAGTTTCTCACCTTGTACCTGGTCTTCTTGAAGGCGACGTCCACGCCTCTCGCGGGCCTGGCGTCATTGCCCATTATCCGCGAAGAGCTCGTCATCGACCGGCAGATGCTCACGGACCAACAGCTCAACGCCGCCATCGTCATTACGCGCAGCACCCCTGGCCCGGCGGGCGTCTATGTGGTGAGCATCGGCTATTTCGCAGATGGTGTTCTCGGCGCGATGGCCGGTTGGCTCGCGATGGCAACACCGGCGCTCGCCATTTTGCTGCTGCTGCGGTTCATTGGGCCGCTGGCCGAGCACCCGCGGGTCAAGGGCATGTTGCAAGCGGTCGTGCTCGCGAGCGCGGGGCTGCTTCTATCGTCGACCCTCCCTTTGGCCCGCGACGCGATCGTGGGGCCGCTCACCTTGTCGATCGCGCTGATCGCGCTGGTCCTCCTCTTCGCATCGAAGAAGGTCGATGCGCTCTGGGTCCTCGCCGCGGGCGCCGCCGTGAGCCTGCTCGGGGCCACCGAAATCCTCGACTTTCCGCAGCTGGCGGGCGAGCTCGAGAGCTTCGGAAAGAGCCGGTCCACACCGTAA
- a CDS encoding alpha/beta hydrolase yields MTSDRFIERDGVRIHYLDQGRGTPVLLLHAYPLHGAMFQPQLDALASKYRFIVPDHRGFGKSGPPLAEASEMAQLAGDALAVLDALQIQQAVIGGVSMGGYIAMALLNRAPERFKALILADTQSTADDDAARKKREEAARKALESGMRGVAEAMLPQLLAPDTPESIRTKVTNLVLENSPQGAAAAQRGMALRVDSAEALSRYPGPSLVLVGEKDPITPPEKAKKLASLLKNATLVVIPNAGHLSNLESPGPFNHALDTFLSRI; encoded by the coding sequence ATGACCTCCGATCGCTTCATCGAACGCGACGGCGTTCGAATCCACTACCTCGACCAGGGCCGCGGAACACCGGTGCTCCTCCTGCATGCCTATCCGCTCCACGGCGCCATGTTCCAGCCGCAGCTCGACGCACTGGCGTCGAAATACCGTTTCATCGTCCCGGATCATCGCGGCTTCGGCAAAAGCGGCCCTCCCCTGGCGGAGGCCAGCGAAATGGCGCAGCTGGCCGGGGATGCCCTCGCCGTCCTCGACGCGCTGCAAATCCAACAAGCCGTCATCGGCGGTGTTTCGATGGGCGGCTACATCGCCATGGCCCTGCTGAACCGCGCCCCCGAGCGATTCAAAGCCTTGATCCTGGCCGACACCCAATCCACCGCCGACGACGACGCAGCCCGCAAAAAGCGCGAAGAAGCCGCGCGCAAGGCATTGGAATCCGGAATGCGCGGCGTCGCCGAGGCCATGCTCCCACAGCTGCTCGCGCCCGACACCCCAGAGTCGATCCGCACCAAGGTCACCAACCTCGTCCTCGAAAACTCCCCCCAAGGCGCCGCCGCCGCCCAACGCGGCATGGCCCTCCGAGTCGACAGCGCCGAAGCGCTCTCCCGCTACCCCGGCCCCTCCCTCGTGCTCGTCGGCGAAAAAGACCCCATCACCCCGCCGGAGAAAGCCAAAAAGCTCGCGTCGCTCCTCAAAAACGCGACCCTGGTCGTCATCCCCAACGCGGGCCACCTGTCCAACTTGGAATCTCCGGGCCCATTCAATCACGCACTGGACACATTCCTGAGCCGTATCTGA
- a CDS encoding SRPBCC domain-containing protein — MKRSLELERIYPHPRALVWSALSDPELLATWLMPNDFVAEIGHEFTFRTDPAPGFDGIVHCKVVDMDPERLMRWSWRGGSIDTTVTFRLEDAILYSRPATRLVLEHTGFDGLPAVLTSFILGAGWAAMLRKKIPLVLERMARGETLGPTHAPKANWRASWWWLAKLFSPILRRNAK, encoded by the coding sequence ATGAAGCGTAGCCTCGAGCTCGAGCGCATCTATCCTCACCCCCGCGCCCTGGTGTGGAGCGCGCTCTCCGATCCGGAATTGCTGGCCACGTGGCTCATGCCCAATGACTTCGTCGCCGAGATCGGGCACGAATTCACCTTTCGCACCGACCCGGCCCCGGGGTTCGACGGCATCGTGCATTGCAAGGTCGTCGACATGGATCCCGAGCGCTTGATGCGCTGGTCGTGGCGAGGTGGATCCATCGACACCACGGTGACCTTTCGCCTGGAGGACGCCATTCTCTATTCACGGCCGGCGACGCGCCTCGTGCTCGAGCACACGGGCTTCGACGGTTTACCGGCCGTGCTCACATCGTTCATCCTCGGTGCGGGCTGGGCTGCCATGCTCCGAAAGAAGATCCCCCTCGTGTTGGAGCGCATGGCGCGCGGGGAAACGCTGGGGCCGACCCATGCTCCGAAGGCGAATTGGCGCGCCTCGTGGTGGTGGCTGGCGAAGTTGTTCTCGCCCATCTTACGCCGAAACGCGAAGTAG
- a CDS encoding thioester reductase domain-containing protein has product MKSAQTEVGIDNLDLFELSCARAADMLEADPQLRRSVSSRRDSEAMLRECRYTIEFLERACQLFADRPALAHRGMDEPANAPFTSLTYAELWERIRACAAGLNERGWVRRGDFVGVLGFSGVSYIVAQYACFYLGAVVAPLPTILPAGDLEQVLDAGGFSTLIVDADDLEAVRAILPTSTKVRHVAVMNAAGEGWPGHERDRDGRAAFEALSVLEARGRTLAPIPYFVPAGEEDPLQMFLYTSGSTGLPKAVMFTQRGLATHLRRALEGELGLEHEVRARLPRVEIRVSFMPQNHLMGQLNAAETLLHGGCLHFTRMRDMSSLFEDIRLARPTRLTMVPRVAEMIHHVYQNELARRAGGEPPTPDLRQAVERAMREHFLGDRLLLIRVGSAPIAADVREFLQRTFQVPVFDVYGSTEAGYLMAEGRPLPNVSYTLRDVPELGYLSSDRPYPRGELRVKTPSATPGYFRNPEATRDLIDDEGYVCTGDIVEQRGPEHLVWVDRKSNTLKLAQGEFVSLWRLESIYASDSPYISQIYLYADSFQSHILAVIVPEHETVAKLDAGLLDAGALRRLLGSELQRIAKKNQLQPYEVPPDFLVEREAFTQQNGLLTESSKPARQKLKAKYRAQLDALYAELRTSKRDELSRLREDGERPLGERVEGALRATLGADSPRAGSFRELGGDSMSAAELSALLAELTGVNVPVGMILDPAGSPFADLVPYIAAQKAQRAQIAQRDEKAQKKPGSAKTHHEPNAQVASGSHVAAGYDPSAATVRAVDLTLEAFLDPREIAEAERLPRVPGPPKSALLTGANGFLGRFLALELLDQLPPDGRLYCIVRARSNEAALARMCGGSFHARALQERLAAMAKEGRLVVLAGDLMKPQLGLDDGRWHELAETVDAIVHAGALVNHALSYGQLFEPNVLGTVQIARLAITRKRKSIHFVSSVSVGGGLKRRTPITEGEDALALCTERPASGGYASGYGATKWACEVFLQRLSERFGGPVDVFRCGMILAHSEAPGEINVDDMFSRLLVSLMATGIAPRSFYAPEFRESGRFHGLPVDFVAKSLTAIALQSHQGYATYHVVSDDEGSVSLDRIVDWVQEKGYPLERIDDYHRWYQTFGGRLERLDSKLRAESAYAIRHQWAHPLSLADEPAFDVRRYAARIAALGRELGGPARLPAITQRFIQKSIEDLRLRRTG; this is encoded by the coding sequence ATGAAATCAGCCCAAACGGAAGTCGGTATCGACAACCTCGACCTATTCGAGCTTTCATGTGCGCGTGCAGCCGATATGCTCGAAGCCGATCCTCAGCTGCGTCGCTCGGTGAGCTCGCGTCGCGACAGCGAAGCCATGCTGCGCGAATGTCGATATACCATCGAGTTTCTCGAGCGCGCGTGCCAGCTCTTTGCCGATAGGCCGGCGCTCGCCCATCGAGGAATGGACGAGCCGGCGAATGCCCCGTTCACGTCGCTGACGTATGCGGAGCTATGGGAGCGTATTCGCGCGTGTGCGGCGGGTTTGAATGAACGAGGATGGGTTCGCCGGGGCGACTTCGTCGGAGTGCTCGGGTTCTCCGGCGTCTCGTACATCGTTGCGCAGTATGCGTGTTTCTACCTCGGCGCCGTGGTGGCTCCGCTCCCGACGATCCTCCCCGCGGGTGACCTGGAGCAGGTGCTCGACGCGGGCGGGTTCTCCACCTTGATCGTGGATGCCGACGATCTGGAGGCCGTGCGCGCGATCCTCCCCACGAGCACGAAGGTTCGCCATGTCGCCGTCATGAACGCGGCCGGCGAGGGGTGGCCGGGCCATGAACGCGATCGGGATGGACGTGCTGCGTTCGAGGCGCTCTCGGTCCTCGAAGCGCGCGGCCGCACCCTCGCGCCCATTCCATATTTCGTCCCGGCGGGCGAGGAGGATCCGCTGCAGATGTTCCTCTATACGTCGGGGAGCACCGGGCTCCCGAAGGCGGTCATGTTTACGCAGCGCGGGCTCGCGACCCATCTGCGCCGCGCGCTCGAGGGCGAGCTCGGTCTCGAGCACGAGGTGCGCGCGCGGCTGCCCCGCGTGGAAATTCGCGTGAGCTTCATGCCGCAAAATCACCTCATGGGGCAGCTCAATGCCGCGGAGACGCTCCTCCACGGCGGATGTTTGCATTTTACACGAATGCGCGACATGTCGAGCTTGTTCGAAGACATCCGGCTCGCGCGGCCGACGCGATTGACGATGGTCCCCCGCGTCGCGGAGATGATCCACCACGTCTATCAAAACGAGCTCGCGCGGCGCGCCGGCGGTGAGCCGCCCACGCCCGATCTGCGCCAGGCCGTCGAACGCGCGATGCGGGAACACTTCCTCGGCGATCGGTTGCTCCTGATACGCGTGGGCAGCGCGCCCATCGCGGCGGACGTTCGGGAGTTCTTGCAGCGCACATTCCAAGTGCCCGTCTTCGACGTGTACGGGAGCACGGAGGCCGGCTACCTCATGGCCGAGGGCCGGCCGCTCCCGAACGTGAGCTATACGCTGCGGGACGTGCCGGAGCTCGGATATCTCTCGAGCGATCGGCCCTATCCGCGCGGCGAGCTCCGCGTCAAAACGCCGAGCGCGACCCCGGGTTATTTCAGGAACCCCGAGGCGACCCGCGATCTCATCGACGACGAAGGCTACGTCTGTACGGGCGATATCGTGGAGCAGCGCGGCCCCGAGCACCTCGTGTGGGTCGACCGCAAGAGCAACACCTTGAAGCTCGCCCAGGGGGAGTTCGTCAGCCTCTGGAGGCTGGAGAGCATCTACGCGAGCGATAGCCCGTACATTTCACAAATCTACCTTTATGCGGACAGCTTTCAGTCGCATATCCTCGCGGTCATCGTTCCGGAGCACGAGACGGTCGCCAAGCTCGACGCAGGGCTGCTCGATGCGGGGGCCTTGAGGCGACTGCTCGGGTCCGAGCTTCAGCGCATCGCCAAGAAGAATCAGCTGCAGCCTTACGAAGTGCCGCCCGACTTTCTCGTCGAGCGCGAAGCCTTTACCCAGCAGAACGGGCTGCTCACCGAGAGCTCCAAGCCGGCGCGCCAGAAGCTCAAAGCCAAATACCGAGCGCAGTTGGATGCCCTCTATGCCGAGCTTCGAACCTCGAAACGCGACGAGCTCTCACGGCTCCGCGAGGACGGCGAGCGGCCGCTCGGTGAGCGGGTCGAAGGGGCGCTCCGCGCCACCCTGGGCGCCGATTCACCGCGCGCCGGGAGCTTTCGCGAGCTCGGAGGCGATTCGATGAGCGCGGCGGAGCTCAGCGCGCTGCTGGCGGAGCTGACGGGCGTGAACGTGCCCGTCGGAATGATCCTCGACCCGGCGGGGAGCCCCTTTGCCGATCTGGTGCCTTACATTGCCGCGCAAAAAGCGCAAAGAGCGCAGATCGCGCAAAGAGACGAGAAAGCGCAGAAGAAGCCAGGTAGTGCGAAGACGCACCATGAGCCGAACGCGCAGGTTGCGTCGGGATCCCACGTCGCCGCGGGATACGATCCGAGCGCGGCGACCGTTCGCGCCGTCGACCTGACCTTGGAGGCGTTTCTCGATCCGCGGGAAATCGCCGAGGCCGAGCGCCTCCCGCGCGTGCCGGGGCCGCCCAAGTCGGCGCTGCTCACCGGTGCAAACGGTTTTCTGGGGCGCTTTCTCGCCTTGGAGCTACTCGACCAATTGCCGCCCGACGGGCGACTGTATTGCATCGTGCGCGCGCGCTCGAACGAAGCGGCCCTGGCGCGCATGTGCGGCGGATCGTTTCATGCGCGCGCGCTGCAAGAGCGATTGGCCGCCATGGCCAAGGAAGGGCGCCTCGTCGTCCTGGCCGGTGATTTGATGAAACCGCAGCTCGGCTTGGACGACGGCCGCTGGCACGAGCTGGCCGAAACGGTCGACGCGATCGTTCACGCCGGCGCGCTGGTGAACCATGCGCTGTCGTACGGCCAGCTGTTCGAGCCCAATGTGCTGGGCACGGTGCAGATCGCCCGGCTCGCGATCACGCGCAAACGCAAATCCATCCACTTCGTCTCCAGTGTATCCGTGGGTGGGGGATTGAAGCGACGAACACCCATCACCGAGGGTGAAGACGCGCTTGCATTATGCACCGAACGGCCGGCGAGCGGCGGCTATGCGAGCGGATACGGCGCTACGAAATGGGCGTGCGAGGTGTTTCTGCAGCGGCTGAGCGAGCGCTTCGGCGGCCCGGTCGATGTCTTTCGCTGCGGAATGATCCTGGCGCACTCCGAGGCCCCGGGCGAGATCAACGTGGACGACATGTTCTCGCGGCTGCTCGTCAGCCTGATGGCCACCGGCATCGCGCCCCGGTCCTTCTACGCGCCGGAGTTTCGCGAATCCGGGCGCTTTCACGGCCTCCCGGTCGACTTCGTGGCCAAGTCGCTCACGGCCATCGCGCTGCAATCGCACCAAGGTTATGCGACATACCATGTGGTGAGTGATGACGAAGGGAGTGTCTCGCTCGACCGAATCGTCGATTGGGTCCAAGAGAAGGGATATCCCCTCGAACGAATCGACGATTACCACCGTTGGTACCAAACCTTTGGCGGCCGCCTCGAACGGCTCGATAGCAAGCTTCGCGCGGAGTCGGCCTACGCCATTCGCCATCAGTGGGCGCACCCGCTCTCTCTGGCCGATGAGCCGGCATTCGACGTTCGCCGCTATGCTGCGCGAATCGCCGCGCTCGGGCGCGAGCTGGGAGGCCCCGCGCGGCTCCCTGCCATCACCCAGCGCTTCATTCAAAAATCCATCGAGGATCTGCGGCTGCGTCGAACGGGGTGA
- a CDS encoding helix-turn-helix domain-containing protein, with the protein MIAPAPTIVSEMPRPQRRVAGAARHRLGELVREARLARDLSPEAVAERAGVGASWYRWLEEGRDMGLSLTALRWISDALDLTPEQRAALPPLAGLEKTVALATVRAEPVPASLRRLLDGYPLYPAYITGKRLDVLAWNEACEALFRCSTIAPERRNSFVFLFTQPDVRKIIVNWEEQAQSALDELRAALDESPSDPWLGEVPAALAPVSAEFQELWSRGGRRAPRVDAGSANKKIFDKGSLGRLVFIAENLVPREAPDLCVRIYVPEESTRRRVQALLHRHRRDAAAKKKAGQYAVVRTIKEHLDACYREEVPLDELAALAGMKKFAMVRAFTAEVGFPPHSYQTLLRVHHARRLLLAGQSAGATATAVGFVDQSHLTRHFKRIEGITPGEYSRRTRTARV; encoded by the coding sequence ATGATCGCCCCCGCTCCGACAATCGTCTCCGAGATGCCTCGTCCCCAACGTCGCGTTGCCGGGGCCGCACGTCATCGATTGGGGGAGCTCGTGCGCGAGGCGCGGCTCGCGCGCGACCTTTCGCCCGAGGCGGTCGCGGAGCGGGCCGGGGTGGGGGCATCGTGGTACCGATGGCTGGAGGAAGGGCGCGACATGGGGTTGTCGCTCACCGCCCTTCGCTGGATCTCCGACGCGCTCGATCTGACGCCCGAGCAGCGGGCCGCGCTCCCACCGCTGGCGGGCCTGGAGAAGACCGTTGCCTTGGCAACCGTACGCGCCGAGCCGGTGCCCGCGAGCTTGCGGCGGCTGCTCGACGGCTATCCGTTGTACCCTGCATACATCACCGGCAAACGTCTCGACGTGCTCGCGTGGAACGAAGCCTGCGAAGCGCTCTTTCGCTGCTCCACCATCGCACCGGAGCGGCGAAACTCGTTCGTATTCCTCTTTACGCAGCCCGACGTGCGCAAGATCATCGTCAATTGGGAGGAGCAGGCGCAGAGCGCCCTCGACGAGCTGCGCGCCGCCCTCGACGAATCGCCATCCGATCCTTGGCTGGGCGAGGTCCCTGCCGCGCTCGCGCCGGTGAGCGCGGAGTTTCAGGAGCTGTGGTCGCGCGGCGGGCGCCGTGCGCCCCGCGTCGATGCGGGCTCCGCGAACAAAAAAATATTCGACAAAGGCTCGCTCGGCCGGCTCGTGTTCATCGCCGAGAACCTCGTGCCGCGCGAAGCCCCCGACCTTTGCGTGCGCATCTACGTTCCGGAAGAGTCCACGCGGCGGCGCGTGCAAGCGCTCCTTCATCGGCACCGCCGCGACGCCGCCGCCAAGAAGAAGGCGGGGCAGTATGCCGTCGTGCGAACCATCAAGGAGCACCTCGACGCGTGCTACCGCGAGGAGGTGCCCCTCGACGAGCTGGCCGCGCTCGCCGGCATGAAGAAATTCGCCATGGTGCGGGCCTTCACGGCGGAGGTGGGCTTTCCGCCGCACTCGTACCAAACATTGCTGCGCGTGCACCACGCCCGGCGTCTGCTGCTCGCCGGCCAAAGCGCAGGGGCGACCGCCACCGCCGTCGGCTTCGTCGACCAGAGCCATCTCACGCGGCATTTCAAGCGCATCGAGGGCATCACCCCGGGCGAATACAGCCGCCGCACGAGAACGGCGCGCGTCTAA
- a CDS encoding metalloregulator ArsR/SmtB family transcription factor: MDRSTQEHDATFRAVSDITRRRILDSLAGGNKNVSELCSLFDVTQSAVSQHLKVLRDAGLVRTTREGRMVYYELDPQPMRAVFDWVAHYQTFWTNKLDALGRTLDRVAAKRRGGDP, encoded by the coding sequence ATGGACCGATCGACCCAGGAGCACGATGCGACATTTCGAGCCGTCTCGGACATCACGCGCCGGCGTATTCTCGATTCGCTGGCCGGTGGCAACAAGAACGTGTCCGAGTTGTGCTCGCTCTTCGACGTGACGCAGTCGGCCGTATCGCAGCACCTCAAAGTGCTTCGCGATGCCGGGCTGGTGCGAACCACCCGCGAAGGTCGCATGGTCTATTACGAATTGGATCCGCAGCCCATGCGGGCCGTATTCGACTGGGTCGCTCATTATCAAACCTTCTGGACGAACAAGCTCGATGCGCTCGGGCGGACGCTCGACCGGGTGGCCGCCAAGCGGCGGGGCGGGGATCCATGA